A DNA window from Brassica napus cultivar Da-Ae chromosome C1, Da-Ae, whole genome shotgun sequence contains the following coding sequences:
- the LOC106349070 gene encoding CBL-interacting serine/threonine-protein kinase 4-like, producing MLPPSTSPRQPSSHHMDLPTPQSPDKSPATILLGKYELGRLLGSGSFAKVHVARSIETEQLMAVKIIDKKRTAKAGMEPMIIREIEAMRRLQHHPNVLKIHEVMATKTKIYLVMELAAGGEIYTKIRDSGRLKESEARRYFQQLVSALTFCHREGIAHRDVKPQNLLLDKEGNLKVSDFGLSALPEDRRSTGMLHTACGTPAYTAPEVIAHRDYDGAKADSWSCGVFLYVLLAGYVPFNDSHIVLMYRKIQGRDYKFPNWISKPARSIIYRLLDPNPATRMSIEAVTETKWFKKSLETSEFKPNVLESDERLGPLRGDTITAFDLISLSTEWDLSGLFERRKMKRTRFTARVSAEGVVEKAKAIGEKLGFRVKEKSDARFVALSKGRTTVVVEAVELVEGLVVAEMKVVEGVEEEEDESHWSEITVGLEEIVLAWHHDVSKKC from the coding sequence ATGTTGCCTCCGTCAACATCCCCACGGCAACCATCGTCACATCATATGGACTTACCGACTCCACAATCACCAGATAAATCCCCCGCGACGATTCTCCTCGGCAAATACGAACTCGGTCGCCTGCTCGGCAGCGGTAGCTTTGCCAAAGTCCATGTGGCTCGTTCCATCGAAACCGAACAACTTATGGCCGTCAAAATCATCGACAAGAAGAGAACCGCCAAGGCCGGTATGGAGCCGATGATAATCCGGGAGATCGAAGCCATGCGCCGCCTCCAACACCATCCTAACGTCCTCAAAATCCACGAGGTCATGGCCACTAAAACAAAGATCTATCTCGTCATGGAGCTCGCGGCCGGCGGAGAGATTTACACCAAGATTCGCGATTCTGGCCGCCTTAAGGAATCGGAGGCGCGCCGCTACTTCCAGCAGCTCGTCTCGGCGCTCACTTTCTGCCACCGAGAGGGAATCGCTCACCGCGACGTGAAGCCGCAGAATCTCCTCCTCGACAAGGAGGGCAACCTCAAGGTCTCCGACTTCGGTTTATCCGCTTTGCCGGAGGACCGTAGGAGCACCGGAATGCTCCACACAGCTTGCGGCACGCCGGCTTACACAGCGCCGGAGGTGATTGCTCATAGAGATTACGACGGCGCGAAGGCTGACTCGTGGTCGTGTGGCGTCTTCCTCTACGTTCTTCTCGCGGGTTACGTTCCTTTTAATGATTCCCATATTGTACTAATGTACAGGAAGATCCAAGGGAGAGATTACAAGTTCCCAAACTGGATCTCGAAACCTGCTCGATCCATCATCTACCGATTGCTCGATCCGAATCCAGCAACGAGGATGAGTATCGAAGCTGTAACTGAAACCAAATGGTTCAAGAAATCCCTTGAAACCTCCGAGTTTAAACCCAATGTCTTGGAATCGGATGAACGATTGGGGCCACTGAGAGGTGATACGATCACAGCCTTTGATTTGATATCCTTATCGACGGAATGGGATCTATCGGGGCTGTTcgagaggaggaagatgaagaggacGAGGTTTACGGCTAGGGTTTCGGCGGAAGGAGTGGTGGAGAAGGCAAAGGCGATAGGGGAgaagttagggtttagggtgaAGGAGAAGAGTGATGCGAGGTTTGTGGCATTGAGTAAAGGAAGAACGACGGTGGTGGTCGAGGCGGTTGAGCTGGTGGAAGGTTTGGTTGTGGCGGAGATGAAGGTGGTGGAAGgtgtggaggaggaggaggatgagtCTCACTGGTCGGAGATAACTGTAGGGCTTGAGGAGATTGTGCTTGCATGGCACCATGACGTATCTAAAAAATGTTGA
- the LOC106349067 gene encoding acylamino-acid-releasing enzyme, with amino-acid sequence MDSAGVDSATEEEYATQSKLLKDFMSIPSIDKAWIFNSCSGPQAMVAMSQANLLANKRRKFMLSGHISKESNQPVNFHWAPFPTEMTGASAFVPSPSGLKLLVIRNPPEKESPTKFEIWSSSQLEKEFHIPQKVHGSVYVDGWFEGISWNSDETLVAYVAEEPSRTKPTFDHLGCYKKNNSLDKMDIGSWEGQGDWEEEWGEAYAGKKQPALFVINVESGEVEHIKGVPRSISVGQVVWSPNSKDSAQYLVFVGWLGDKRKLGIKYCSNRPCAIYAVRLKEPKDDANEAFPLHNLTKSISSGYSPRFSKDGKFLVFLSAKTAADIGAHWVAESLHKIKWPSDGKLTGSIDIVDVVQVVNCPDDGSFPGLYGTDLLSDPWLSDGHTIILSSYWRSFRVILSLNLQSGELSRVSPNDSDYSWSILALNGDDIVAVSSSPVSVPEIKYGKKVLDPAGKPSWQWSNIQKPIFKCSDKVTLGLSFLQFKIIKVPVSNVSECLTEGAKRPIEAIYVSSSKPKENGKCDPLVVVIHGGPHSVATCSFSKTLAYLSSIGYSLLNVNYRGSLGFGKEALQSLSGNVGSQDVNDVLSAVDHAIEMGLADPSRITVLGGSHGGFLATHLIGQAPDKFVAAAARNPVCNIASLVGITDTPDWGFFHAYGDKKHYTEAPSPEDMSRFHQVSPISHISKVKTPTLFILGAMDLRVPISNGLQYMRALKEKGVEVKVLVFPNDNHPLDRPQTDYESFLNTAVWFNKYCKL; translated from the exons ATGGATTCTGCTGGAGTTGACTCAGCTACTGAGGAAGAGTATGCTACACAGTCAAAGTTACTTAAAGACTTCATGAGTATTCCCAGCATTGACAAAGCTTGGATTTTCAACTCTTGTTCTG GCCCCCAAGCAATGGTTGCCATGAGTCAAGCAAACCTTTTGGCTAACAAAAGGAGGAAGTTTATGTTATCTGGTCATATCTCAAAAGAAAGCAACCAACCTGTAAACTTTCACTGGGCGCCGTTTCCCACCGAGATGACTGGCGCATCGGCTTTTGTCCCGTCTCCATCTGGTCTGAAGCTCCTTGTGATCCGTAATCCTCCAGAGAAGGAATCTCCTACAAAGTTTGAGATATGGAGTTCGTCTCAGCTAGAGAAGGAGTTTCATATTCCACAGAAAGTTCATGGCTCTGTATACGTTGACGGATG GTTTGAAGGGATCTCTTGGAACTCAGATGAGACTCTTGTTGCTTATGTCGCTGAGGAACCATCTCGCACCAAGCCTACATTTGACCATCTAGGTTGTTACAAGAAAAATAATTCTTTGGACAAAATGGATATTGGTAGCTGGGAAGGTCAAGGAGATTGGGAAGAGGAATGGGGAGAAGCATATGCCGGAAAAAAGCAGCCTGCCCTCTTTGTTATCAACGTTGAAAG TGGAGAGGTTGAGCATATCAAAGGAGTTCCAAGATCGATAAGTGTTGGACAGGTTGTTTGGAGTCCAAACAGTAAAGATTCAGCTCAGTATTTAGTTTTTGTGGGATGGTTAGGAGATAAAAGAAAGCTTGGTATTAAGTACTGCTCCAACAGACCATGTGCCATATACGCAGTTAGACTCAAAGAACCAAA AGATGATGCTAACGAAGCATTCCCTCTTCATAATTTGACTAAGAGCATAAGCAGCGGTTATTCCCCACGGTTCAG CAAAGATGGAAAGTTTCTTGTGTTTTTATCCGCAAAGACAGCTGCTGATATCGGGGCCCATTGGGTAGCCGAGTCACTTCACAAGATTAAATGGCCAAGTGATGGGAAACTTACTGGGTCAATAGATATTGTTGATGTG GTTCAAGTTGTGAACTGTCCTGACGATGGTTCTTTCCCTGGGCTCTATGGCACCGACCTTCTGAGTGATCCGTGGCTGTCGGATGGACATACTATTATCTTGTCTTCTTACTGGCGCAGTTTTAGAGTAATACTCAGCCTAAATTTACAAAG TGGTGAACTGTCAAGAGTCAGCCCTAATGATTCAGATTATTCATGGAGCATTCTTGCGCTAAATGGTGACGATATAGTTGCCG TGTCTAGCAGTCCAGTGAGTGTTCCTGAAATTAAGTATGGAAAGAAAGTTCTTGATCCAGCTGGGAAGCCTTCATGGCAGTGGTCAAATATCCAAAAACCAATATTTAAATGCTCTGACAAG GTCACCTTAGGGCTTTCATTTcttcaatttaaaattataaaagttcCAGTCAGTAATGTTTCTGAATGTCTTACCGAAG GAGCTAAAAGGCCTATTGAAGCTATATATGTATCGTCTTCAAAGCCTAAGGAGAATGGGAAATGTGATCCATTAGTTGTTGTTATCCATGGAGGCCCCCATTCAGTTGCAACATGCAGCTTCTCCAAAACTTTGGCTTATCTCTCCTCAATTGGATACAGTCTCCTGAATGTTAATTACAG GGGCTCGTTGGGATTTGGGAAAGAAGCTTTGCAGAGTCTATCTGGAAACGTTGGATCACAG GACGTGAACGATGTGCTCTCTGCTGTAGATCATGCCATCGAAATGGGACTTGCAGACCCGTCTAGAATAACCGTGCTAGGTGGCTCTCATGGTGGGTTTCTGGCCACACACTTGATTGGCCAG GCGCCTGATAAATTTGTGGCAGCAGCTGCGAGGAATCCTGTATGCAACATTGCATCATTGGTTGGGATTACAGATACACCTGATTGGGGTTTCTTTCATGCCTATGGTGACAAGAAACACTATACAGAAGCCCCCTCACCTGAAGATATGTCTCGGTTTCATCAAGTGTCTCCTATTTCACACATCTCAAAG GTGAAAACACCAACTTTGTTTATCTTGGGAGCAATGGATCTTCGTGTTCCCATTTCAAATGGACTTCAA TACATGAGGGCGTTAAAGGAGAAAGGAGTTGAGGTTAAAGTTCTTGTCTTTCCTAATGACAATCATCCTCTTgacag ACCGCAGACGGATTATGAAAGCTTTCTCAACACTGCTGTCTGGTTCAACAAGTACTGCAAGCTGTGA